Proteins encoded by one window of Chiroxiphia lanceolata isolate bChiLan1 chromosome 26, bChiLan1.pri, whole genome shotgun sequence:
- the LOC116798845 gene encoding corticotropin-releasing factor receptor 1 isoform X1, with product MVPGPRPALLLLLQVSLLWDSRAAASIQEQYCESLAPATNHSGPQCNASVDLIGTCWPRSAVGQLVARPCPEFFYGVRYNTTNNGYRECLANGSWAARVNYSQCQEILSEEKKSKLHYHIAVIINYLGHCVSLGALLVAFVLFMRLRSIRCLRNIIHWNLITAFILRNATWFVVQLTMNPEVHESNVVWCRLVTAAYNYFHVTNFFWMFGEGCYLHTAIVLTYSTDKLRKWMFICIGWCIPFPIIVAWAIGKLYYDNEKCWFGKRAGVYTDYIYQGPMILVLLINFIFLFNIVRILMTKLRASTTSETIQYRKAVKATLVLLPLLGITYMLFFVNPGEDEISRIVFIYFNSFLESFQGFFVSVFYCFLNSEVRSAVRKRWHRWQDKHSIRARVARAMSIPTSPTRVSFHSIKQSTAV from the exons GTCCCCAGTGCAATGCCTCCGTGGATCTGATCGGCACGTGCTGGCCCCGCAGCGCCGTGGGACAGCTGGtggcccggccctgccccgaGTTCTTCTACGGGGTGCGGTACAACACCACCA ACAATGGCTACAGGGAGTGCCTCGCCAACGGGAGCTGGGCAGCCCGGGTCAACTACTCCCAGTGCCAGGAGATCCTCAGTGAAGAG aAGAAGAGCAAGCTGCACTACCACATTGCTGTCATCATCAACTACCTGGGCCACTGTGTCTCGCTGGGGGCCCTCCTGGTGGCCTTTGTCCTCTTCATGCGCCTCAG GAGCATCCGGTGCCTGAGGAACATCATCCACTGGAACCTGATCACGGCGTTCATCCTGCGGAACGCCACGTGGTTCGTGGTGCAGCTCACCATGAACCCGGAGGTGCACGAGAGCAACGTG GTCTGGTGCCGCCTGGTCACTGCTGCCTACAACTACTTCCACGTCACCAACTTCTTCTGGATGTTCGGGGAGGGCTGTTACCTGCACACGGCCATCGTGCTCACCTACTCCACCGACAAGCTGCGCAAGTGGATGTTCATCTGCATCGGCTGGT GTATCCCCTTCCCCATCATCGTGGCCTGGGCCATTGGGAAGCTCTACTACGACAATGAGAA GTGCTGGTTTGGGAAGCGAGCAGGAGTCTACACTGACTACATTTACCAAGGCCCCATgatcctggtgctgctg ATCAACTTCATCTTTCTGTTCAACATCGTCCGAATCCTCATGACGAAGCTCCGAGCTTCCACCACCTCAGAGACCATCCAGTACAG GAAAGCAGTCAAGGCCAcgctggtgctgctgcccttgCTGGGCATCACCTACATGCTGTTCTTCGTCAACCCGGGGGAGGATGAGATCTCCAGGATAGTCTTCATCTACTTCAACTCCTTCCTGGAGTCCTTCCAG GGCTTCTTTGTCTCTGTCTTCTACTGCTTCCTGAACAGTGAG gtGCGCTCGGCCGTGCGGAAGCGCTGGCACCGCTGGCAGGACAAACACTCCATCCGCGCCCGCGTGGCCCGGGCCATGTCCATCCCCACCTCCCCCACCCGAGTCAGCTTCCACAGCATCAAGCAATCCACGGCTGTGTGA
- the LOC116798845 gene encoding corticotropin-releasing factor receptor 1 isoform X2, which yields MRLRSIRCLRNIIHWNLITAFILRNATWFVVQLTMNPEVHESNVVWCRLVTAAYNYFHVTNFFWMFGEGCYLHTAIVLTYSTDKLRKWMFICIGWCIPFPIIVAWAIGKLYYDNEKCWFGKRAGVYTDYIYQGPMILVLLINFIFLFNIVRILMTKLRASTTSETIQYRKAVKATLVLLPLLGITYMLFFVNPGEDEISRIVFIYFNSFLESFQGFFVSVFYCFLNSEVRSAVRKRWHRWQDKHSIRARVARAMSIPTSPTRVSFHSIKQSTAV from the exons ATGCGCCTCAG GAGCATCCGGTGCCTGAGGAACATCATCCACTGGAACCTGATCACGGCGTTCATCCTGCGGAACGCCACGTGGTTCGTGGTGCAGCTCACCATGAACCCGGAGGTGCACGAGAGCAACGTG GTCTGGTGCCGCCTGGTCACTGCTGCCTACAACTACTTCCACGTCACCAACTTCTTCTGGATGTTCGGGGAGGGCTGTTACCTGCACACGGCCATCGTGCTCACCTACTCCACCGACAAGCTGCGCAAGTGGATGTTCATCTGCATCGGCTGGT GTATCCCCTTCCCCATCATCGTGGCCTGGGCCATTGGGAAGCTCTACTACGACAATGAGAA GTGCTGGTTTGGGAAGCGAGCAGGAGTCTACACTGACTACATTTACCAAGGCCCCATgatcctggtgctgctg ATCAACTTCATCTTTCTGTTCAACATCGTCCGAATCCTCATGACGAAGCTCCGAGCTTCCACCACCTCAGAGACCATCCAGTACAG GAAAGCAGTCAAGGCCAcgctggtgctgctgcccttgCTGGGCATCACCTACATGCTGTTCTTCGTCAACCCGGGGGAGGATGAGATCTCCAGGATAGTCTTCATCTACTTCAACTCCTTCCTGGAGTCCTTCCAG GGCTTCTTTGTCTCTGTCTTCTACTGCTTCCTGAACAGTGAG gtGCGCTCGGCCGTGCGGAAGCGCTGGCACCGCTGGCAGGACAAACACTCCATCCGCGCCCGCGTGGCCCGGGCCATGTCCATCCCCACCTCCCCCACCCGAGTCAGCTTCCACAGCATCAAGCAATCCACGGCTGTGTGA